One window of Cataglyphis hispanica isolate Lineage 1 chromosome 12, ULB_Chis1_1.0, whole genome shotgun sequence genomic DNA carries:
- the LOC126853585 gene encoding odorant receptor 4-like: protein MKALAQFVTGMDFLLNLIIFKLRKTRIQKLLKEIEDFLRTSNDNEKTILQKYTDRYTIFFILVAICHCLGFFAFCCGPIFLSTKWPIEIWYPFSIESPMAICIFYILQVYVIMKAGLNFIVILMFGMFFLYSSAKLEMLCSKIQSAKNKSQINSCIKKHQKIIKYVNEASHAVQYILYKTNIVMSLVIISSTCSIIRGRSLWVSYQFVFMIICGCQKLYLTAWTADDLMENSVQVAMEIYSIPWFENLQYNTKDICFMIQRSQMPLGVNIRGLLPTLSLEYFTKYSMTTISYLTTMKTIIGD from the exons ATGAAGGCTCTAGCGCAATTTGTTACTGGGATGGATTTCTTACTTAATCTTATCATATTCAAATTAAGGAAAACACGCATACAG aaactaCTGAAAGAAATAGAAGATTTTCTTCGCACTTCCAACGATAATGAGAAAACCATTCTGCAGAAATATACGGATCGTTATACCATCTTTTTCATATTGGTTGCAATATGCCATTGCTTAGGCTTTTTCGCTTTCTGCTGCGGtcctatttttctttcgaCAAAGTGGCCTATTGAAATATGGTATCCATTTTCTATTGAATCACCGATGgcgatatgtattttttacatcttacAAGTATACGTTATCATGAAAGCTGGACTTAATTTCATTGTAATCTTGATGTTTGGCATGTTTTTTCTGTATTCATCTGCAAAATTAGAGATGTTATGTTCAAAAATACAAAGTGCGAAGAATAAAAGCCAGATAAATTCATGTATTAAGAAACATCAGAAAATAATCAA atACGTGAATGAAGCAAGTCATGCTGtgcaatatattctttacaaaACAAACATTGTGATGTCATTAGTTATTATTTCTAGTACTTGTTCAATTATTCGC ggTCGATCATTATGGGTATCatatcaatttgtttttatgataatctgcggatgtcaaaaattatatcttactgCTTGGACAGCTGACGATTTGatggaaaat AGTGTACAAGTTGCAAtggaaatatatagtataccaTGGTTTGAAAACTTACAATATAACACTAAAGATATATGTTTCATGATTCAAAGAAGTCAAATGCCGCTCGGAGTCAACATAAGAGGTCTTTTGCCAACATTAtctcttgaatattttactaag TATTCCATGACGACGATATCTTATTTGACAACaatgaaaacaataattgGTGATTAG
- the LOC126853586 gene encoding odorant receptor 30a-like — translation MARFHLKPQQLLQILEILGVLSSTSPKPISGKFNIIFRTIVWCLTFGNLIFQLVGEMLFIYHNQDDSILVLKTIFVAACVSDGVLNLILCHIQKKRLQYLFEEIENYLQTADKNGINILQNHVNRYSLVLAANTFLLSCAGLIICLRPLITKDRFPVDVWYPSFMDTPFRSFLIYVSQIFAGTECVLCFNTDISIAIFLCYSTARLEVLQHNLESTKTKDFIHACVKEHQDIIKFVELTQDTVQYLILKLNLTMGTAAVCSLFPLIIDQPLAVKVQFIFSFLSACERFYISAWSANDLSEMSKQVAYSSSFEDYMTPETVNDILFIILRSQKPLTISMASFLPVLSLEYFGNFMIKAFSYFTAMNSIINT, via the exons ATGGCACGTTTTCACTTGAAACCTCAACAACTGCTTCagattcttgaaatattaggaGTGTTATCCAGTACATCGCCAAAACCAATATCtggaaaatttaacattatttttcgaaCTATTGTTTGGTGTCTCACCTTCGGcaatttgatatttcaattaGTCGGCGAGATGCTCTTCATTTATCACAATCAAGATGATAGCATTTTGGTGCTAAAAACTATATTCGTAGCTGCTTGTGTTTCTGATGGGGTcctaaatcttatattatgcCACATTCAAAAAAAGCGACTTCAA TATCTCTTTGAAGAAATTGAAAACTATCTACAGACTGCCGATAAAAATGGCATAAATATTCTGCAGAATCATGTAAACCGTTATTCTTTAGTATTAGCAGCAAATACTTTTTTGCTGTCCTGTGCTGGATTGATCATCTGCCTTCGTCCTCTGATCACAAAAGACCGCTTTCCAGTTGATGTGTGGTATCCATCTTTTATGGATACACCATTtagatcatttttaatttatgtgtcGCAAATTTTTGCTGGCACAGAATGTGTTCTATGCTTCAATACAGATATCTCAATTGCCATATTTCTCTGCTATTCGACAGCTAGGCTGGAAGTATTACAACATAATTTAGAAAGTACAAAAACTAAAGATTTTATACATGCATGTGTTAAAGAGCATCAAGATATTATCAA gTTTGTTGAATTGACCCAAGATAcggtacaatatttaattctaaaactcAATCTTACTATGGGCACAGCTGCAGTTTGTAGTCTCTTTCCATTGATTATt gatCAACCTTTGGCAGTAAaagttcaatttatattttcatttcttagTGCGTGCGAAAGATTTTACATCAGCGCATGGTCAGCAAATGATTTGAGTGAGatg agCAAACAAGTAGCATACAGCTCTTCGTTCGAAGATTATATGACACCAGAAActgtaaatgatattttgtttataatactgAGAAGTCAAAAACCTCTTACAATATCGATGGCAAGTTTTCTTCCCGTTCTCTCTTTAGAATATTTTGGAAAT TTTATGATAAAGGCATTCTCTTATTTTACAGCAATGAATAGTATAATCAATActtaa